Below is a genomic region from Rosa chinensis cultivar Old Blush chromosome 5, RchiOBHm-V2, whole genome shotgun sequence.
TGGGTGTCCAATCCTCCCCCCTCCCTAATGCGAATTCTTCTCTTTGATGCAGCGGGTCCTCCCCCCTGAAGTCTCTGCTGGAGTTttagttttctgtgttttttaGCGTTCTTTGCTTATTTTCGTTTTTGTTCGGTTGTTTCGGTGCTTTGTTtcaatgccaaaaaaaaaaaaaaaaaaaactaacttcCAGTATTTGTGGTAAAAAAATTCCCGGACACCCATCTGGCCCCGGCGCCTTCAAGGCTCCAAGTTGGAAAGCTGCATCTTTGACTTCCTCAACAATGAAGGGGGTCAGGAGGCTACCATTAATTTCATCACTTACAATAGGAGTAATCCCATAAAAAACATTACCCCACTGCCTAGGGCCTGCACTTTTGAAAATCAGCTTGAAATGGGTTTCAAATTCAACCCTAATCTAGTTCTCCCCTGCTATCCAAACACCATCAAGGTTGAGCAATGTTACTTATCAAGGTTGAGCAATGAAAAGGGGGAGAACAAACGGAGAAGCTGCTTGACAATCACCTTGGACACAGCTATCCGATGTTGATGGGTTTCCGCCTCTGTAGTCTTCAACTTATACTGAAGGTCAAAAATGATAGAGAGCCCCAAACACAAAGAAATTACTGTTTGCTTTAAGAAAGGCGGCCAAATAATGGAACAACTGGAAAGTCCTTTTCCTTTAAGCTGATGAAGAAGCTGCTTTATGCAATTGGACTTCTCACACCTTGTTCTTGTTATGACTTCCTTGCTTCTAACGTAATCAATTAATCACTTACAACTcgaccttaaaaaaaaaaaaaaaaaaccaaaataaagcaCAAATTAAAAGCTTCCAAACCCAATGATCCGTTtcttttcaaaacaaagaagaattcaTGTATCAATATTCAATTTCTATAAGGTATCACACTCACTATGCATGCACATTGTATAATAATTCTTtacaactttttttctttctgttgtcCTAATGTTTCCTAATATTCACTAAACGCCACCAATGATTCCGAAAGGGCCGGCCGATGACCTCAACGTCTCAAAGCCCCTGTGAATTCGAACACGACGTCGAGAAAGATGACGAAACGCTCCCTGCACCTGAGGCCCCATACAGCAAATCCGACAAGTAATTATCTAAATTCTCAGGGGCATATCTGACCAATGAGTCCACTCCGCACTCCCTCCTCAACCCGACTCTATGCTTCTCGTAAAACTCCCGGTAAGCCGGCACCAGCTTCTTCGCCACCGCAACCTTGAGCTCGTCTCGGAGTTTCGGGTCCGTCACGACCCATGAGGATTGCTTCTTGTACGCTTCCTCAAACGCTGCGTTGAATTGCTTGAAGTATTTCTTTGCCTGGTCGGAGGAAATCTCAGCCGTTGGATTTTCCGGCAATGAAGCATAAACCTTGCTCCATCCCATGCGCTCGTAGTTGTCGGCGTATTGTTTGACCTTGGACTCGTGCTTGCCGACCCAGTAGTCGCCGAGTAAGTACTTGAGGTTGGAGTTACGAACCTTAGCGACAACATATTGCAAATTATTGGCCAAGAACAAATAGGAAAGTGCCACGTCCTTGTACAGCTCGGCCTTACCGTCGAGTTTGCAGAGCAGCACAAGAACCAGCCAAGCGATCCGTACTGAAATCGGCGACTCATCGACGTCGTAGCAGCCGAAGTAGGCTTCCGGCAACGGCGTCTGAAGCGTCAGCGGATAGTCGGCGAAAATATCGGCCAGTATTTCGGTGTAGTCCGTTAGGAAGGTGATGTAATTCATGACATAACGCGTAAGAGGGTGGACCCCACCGGCTGGGACAGCGGTTTTGGAATGGTCCTTCTGAATGGCAGCTTCGAAATCCTCGAGCATCGTCCGGACGGCCTCGCCGAGTTTGATGAGAGAGTTAACGCCCAAAGATCGGACGGCCGAGGATGATTCAAACGAGAATATGGACTCGATTTCCGGCCACAAATCGGATATGGCCTGGTACAAATCGAGAGTCCGGAACATCTTCTCTGGAGATTTCTTGCATTTGGCCACCAATTCCGGGAAGCCAAACAGTGTCATGGCGGCCTCTTTGGAAATCTCGCTGAAGCAAGACTCCCTTACGGAATTGGAGGCGGAGAAGACATAGTGGCAGAGCATCCTCTCGCCGTAGAA
It encodes:
- the LOC112164858 gene encoding exocyst complex component EXO70H1, which translates into the protein MRNLFFRSASPSPSNSPSRSTIPPSSPRHSFSDSLMEENIEIAQTLIMKWDSSDASSYTKLTSLFYDNRQEAKLYLKCVRDLQSAMHHFVNSPDSSAEKLITAQTLMQTAMKRLEKEFYQILSDNRENLDAETVSSSRSSESRASPPRTPTRSSVSDLESESEDESTFLEGEQIATIPMEDLKSIADCMISAGYGKECVKIYKIIRKSIVDEGLYHLGVEKLSLSQVQKMNWNVLETKIKYWLNAVKVAVKNLFYGERMLCHYVFSASNSVRESCFSEISKEAAMTLFGFPELVAKCKKSPEKMFRTLDLYQAISDLWPEIESIFSFESSSAVRSLGVNSLIKLGEAVRTMLEDFEAAIQKDHSKTAVPAGGVHPLTRYVMNYITFLTDYTEILADIFADYPLTLQTPLPEAYFGCYDVDESPISVRIAWLVLVLLCKLDGKAELYKDVALSYLFLANNLQYVVAKVRNSNLKYLLGDYWVGKHESKVKQYADNYERMGWSKVYASLPENPTAEISSDQAKKYFKQFNAAFEEAYKKQSSWVVTDPKLRDELKVAVAKKLVPAYREFYEKHRVGLRRECGVDSLVRYAPENLDNYLSDLLYGASGAGSVSSSFSTSCSNSQGL